The DNA window CGCAACGGTGCAGCAGCCAGGCCAGGCCCAGCATCAGGGCGACGGTCAGGCCGAGCGTCGCGTACGAGGGGATGCCGAGGCCCCGGTGCAGGGCGCCGATCACCACCCACCCCAGGTGCTCGTGCACGAGGTAGAACGGGTACGTCAGCGCGCCCGCGACCGTCAGCCAGCGCCAGTTCGCCCAGCGGAACCTGCCCAGGGCGACGGCCGCCACCGCCGCGTAACCCAGCGCCAGGACGGCCACGATCACGTACGGGGAGCGGTACGAGAAGTATTGCGGGTTCGGCGGGTGCCACAGCCCCGCCACCGCGTAGTGCTGCCCGACCAGGAAGCTCACGGCCACGATCCCCCAGTGCAGGAGGTCGTGCCCGAAGCGGTGGATCAGATACAGGCCGATGCCGCCGATGAAGTACGACGAGTACTCCGGCATCACGACGACCCGCAGGAACTCCACGTGCGAGGCCGTCGTCACCACGGTCGCCAGCGTCCACACCGCGCAGAACAACACCACCCGGTGCCGCGTCGCCCCCGGCAGCACCACGAACAGCGCGAAGAGCGCGTAGAACCGCAGCTCCGCCCAGAGCGTCCAGCACACGCCCAGCACGCGCTGCGCGCCCACCGGCTGCTGCAGCATCGTCAGATTCACGAGCGCGTCGCTGAACGAGACCGTCTTGTACGCGACCCACGGCAGCGCGAACGCGACGGTCACCAGCAGGATCGCCGCCCAGTAGGCGGGGTAGAGGCGGGCCGCGCGGGAGGCGAAGAACGAGCGCAGGGGACGTCCCCAGCCGCTCATGCAGATCACGAAGCCGCTGATGACGAAGAAGATCTCGACACCGAGGCAGCCGTAGGCGAACGCGCCCGACAGGGTGGGGAATTCGTGCCGCGGCGAGGCGCCCCACGCGCGGCTCACGTCGCCGTCTCGACCGCCGTAGTGGTACAGGGCCACCATCAGGGCGGCGATGATGCGGAGGGCATCCAGGGCGCGGAGGCGGCTGCCGCCGTGGGTGGCCTCCAAGGGCGCCGGTTGCCCCTCGGAGGTCTCTCGGCGCTGCCGGGGGAGTGCCGGGGCCGTCATGTCGTCACCCTCGTCTTGGCCGGCGCCTTCGCCTTGGACAGCCGCCGCTGCAGAGCCCGTGCCCTCCGGGCCACCTTTCGTACGGTCGGGTTGCGCGGCAGGAACCCCAGCTGCGACGGGACCGCGCCCGGCAGTGCCAGGACGGTGAGGCGGCGGCGCTTGAAGTAGCGGCGGGTGTGGGGGGTGAGGTGCGTGGTGAGGTAGCGCTCCGCGGCGGGGCGGAGGTTCGGGTAGATCTGGGGCTGCATCGCGAAGCCGACCGCGGCCAGGAGGCCGTTGAGGTCGCCCGGGCCGCCGTTTTCGGGTGCGCGCCCGTGGGTGGCGTTGTGCCCACCCTCCCCCAAGCTCTCGGCTCCGCTCGAGCAGGGGGGACCCCCATCGCCCTGCGGAACGCCTGCCCACAACGCGGGTTGAGGGGAGTCTGCCCGCAACGGCGTTTCAAGCGCAGGCAGCGTGGCGTCCACCAGCGTCACCGGCACCCTATTGCTGTTCTGGTACGGGCTCAGGCGTTCCAGGAGGAGGTCCGTGCCCGTGTGTGCTGCCGGGAGGCCGTAGAAGGTCGTCGCCGTCAGCAGGGCCGTCGAGAAGCAGCCGGTCACCAGGGCCGGGCGCAGTCGCTGGTAGGCGACCTCGGCCAGGACGGGCGTGTCGAGGACGGTCAGGGTGACGCCGAGCCGGCCGGCCTCCTCCTCCAGCATCTGCGACCAGCGGGCCGGTGCCGCCGGGTGGGGCTTGAAGACGAGCTCGCGGTGGCCACGCCCGGCCGCGCCGCGCAGCATCCGCACGTGCAGCTGTTCCTCTTCCTCGGGGGTGAGGATGTCGAGCGCCGACAGGTACTGCCCGAGCAGCAGCGCGGCGCCTTCGGGGGCGTCGAGGGCGGGTGCGGCGTCGGCGAGTTCGGCCAGCACCTTGGTGAAGACCTCCGTGGGGACGA is part of the Streptomyces roseifaciens genome and encodes:
- a CDS encoding acyltransferase family protein codes for the protein MTAPALPRQRRETSEGQPAPLEATHGGSRLRALDALRIIAALMVALYHYGGRDGDVSRAWGASPRHEFPTLSGAFAYGCLGVEIFFVISGFVICMSGWGRPLRSFFASRAARLYPAYWAAILLVTVAFALPWVAYKTVSFSDALVNLTMLQQPVGAQRVLGVCWTLWAELRFYALFALFVVLPGATRHRVVLFCAVWTLATVVTTASHVEFLRVVVMPEYSSYFIGGIGLYLIHRFGHDLLHWGIVAVSFLVGQHYAVAGLWHPPNPQYFSYRSPYVIVAVLALGYAAVAAVALGRFRWANWRWLTVAGALTYPFYLVHEHLGWVVIGALHRGLGIPSYATLGLTVALMLGLAWLLHRCVEQRLTPVLRRSLDPGGRSGGGSAGRTG
- a CDS encoding polysialyltransferase family glycosyltransferase; amino-acid sequence: MPALPPPAHHRTQIFLASTLYGAATLAAALDAGCFTPADRRLLLVANTAAVPETTPALDEAPGFERLRSRFDGVLSWNDAIRPFHPSGWSPRPDDAPLWERHLRLLWDLGDDDVSLAVESLQVSPALAIVQCFPDAPLDVYADGLMSYGPTRNKLDPLIGTRVGRLLHLDLVPGLRPLLLSEFGVAPEIVPTEVFTKVLAELADAAPALDAPEGAALLLGQYLSALDILTPEEEEQLHVRMLRGAAGRGHRELVFKPHPAAPARWSQMLEEEAGRLGVTLTVLDTPVLAEVAYQRLRPALVTGCFSTALLTATTFYGLPAAHTGTDLLLERLSPYQNSNRVPVTLVDATLPALETPLRADSPQPALWAGVPQGDGGPPCSSGAESLGEGGHNATHGRAPENGGPGDLNGLLAAVGFAMQPQIYPNLRPAAERYLTTHLTPHTRRYFKRRRLTVLALPGAVPSQLGFLPRNPTVRKVARRARALQRRLSKAKAPAKTRVTT